In Biomphalaria glabrata chromosome 11, xgBioGlab47.1, whole genome shotgun sequence, the following proteins share a genomic window:
- the LOC106075153 gene encoding uncharacterized protein LOC106075153 isoform X1: protein MMSKQLQLCLAFVIMISNVNMFAVMRVKWLSFPYDVFFNSSMFQRVLECLKSKKTELCEIQTSKQDGQYEVISTNKKISRIRNVDLRNTSFECTWDKLNFLSTKSLGCSRMNKPVEMPKDKCDLPFFFIMKWETNEYFDDVSLYNCSLGSELFAYSTKRLTTTITTTRSNVTLTYTPSEGDLTDSTLTYNNDTTSNYQTSVTILETKTNDQRPESITFQPREPSKTLRISEELSESNSFHNANVFIMNNENTSMTSSNQLNVTNITLIIIGLVVGLGLIVSLVIVCLRLRKRKHTNSECKDQPLVQYRDNSEHNGRAVVNVFSFRSTSPDDQSKPFPAVEELLHDDYLSLDEPSSEVALSRTSQQTNATLVQTRSENSKLTEETVTPQHHVQGVYSKLNENLKLMTNVYGDLLPERNDASLLNHAYVLQTESSEEKQGQSLVHYLDTLEQNDRVVENVYTFYSTHTEGNSKSSPAVGDLLQDNYVPIDTPNAEVALPTCCRQTNVSLQETQSENEEITEETVTPHRHLQGVYSKLNENIKLMTNVYDDLLPACNSKDKYLQSNVKAKNPTDITINQTCLDTDTVYSNQNITQLGNYYEDVSGSDSTIKPHDKILTLLKCDSTCTTVTGVDADQDNTDGTIYFNEHANPYSNHVDHQSEPSNNCNNEKLEPIFGSEVQE from the exons ATGATGAGCAAGCAGCTTCAGCTGTGTCTCGCTTTCGTCATTATGatttctaatgtcaacatgtTTGCAGTGATGAGAGTTAAATGGTTGTCTTTTCCTTACGACGTCTTTTTCAATAGTTCAATGTTCCAAAG AGTTTTGGAAtgtttgaaaagtaaaaaaacagaATTGTGTGAGATTCAAACATCTAAACAAGACGGTCAATACGAAGTTATAtcaactaataaaaaaatatcaaggaTTAGAAATGTCGATTTAAGAAATACATCATTTGAATGTACCTGGgacaaattaaactttttatcaACAAAATCACTAGGATGTTCACGTATGAATAAACCTGTGGAAATGCCAAAGGACAAGTGTGATTTGCCGTTTTTCTTTATAATGAAGTGGGAGACAAATGAATATTTTGATGACGTGTCTTTATACAACTGTTCATTGGGGTCGGAGTTATTCGCCTATTCAACAAAGCGtctaacaacaacaataacaacaacaagatCTAATGTCACGCTTACATATACACCATCTGAAGGCGATTTAACGGATTCTACTTTGACATACAATAACGATACCACATCTAATTATCAAACGTCAGTTACTATCTTAGAAACCAAAACTAATGACCAAAGGCCAGAAAGTATCACTTTTCAACCACGCGAACCATCAAAAACATTAAGAATATCAGAAGAACTATCAGAATCCAATTCTTTTCATAATGCAAATGTCTTTATAATGAACAATGAAAACACCTCTATGACATCGAGTAATCAGTTAAATGTTACTAACATAACTCTCATCATAATCGGCCTTGTTGTCGGCCTCGGCCTGATAGTTTCACTAGTTATTGTATGCCTTCGATTGCGTAAAAGAAAACATACAAATAGTGAATGTAAAGATCAACCTTTAGTTCAGTACCGAGATAACTCAGAACACAATGGAAGGGCTGTGGTAAATGTGTTCTCATTTAGATCCACTAGCCCGGATGACCAATCTAAACCCTTTCCTGCAGTTGAAGAGTTATTGCACGATGACTATCTATCACTTGACGAGCCTAGTTCCGAGGTGGCGCTGTCACGGACGTCTCAACAAACCAATGCCACTCTTGTACAAACACGCTCAGAAAATAGCAAGCTAACAGAAGAAACTGTTACCCCACAACATCATGTGCAAGGCGTCTATTCAAAACTGAATGAAAACTTAAAATTAATGACCAATGTTTACGGAGACCTACTTCCTGAGAGAAATGACGCATCTTTACTGAATCATGCATATGTTTTACAAACAGAGTCTAGTGAAGAAAAACAGGGTCAATCTTTAGTTCACTATCTAGATACTTTAGAACAAAATGACAGGGTTGTAGAGAATGTGTACACATTTTATTCAACACACACGGAAGGCAATTCTAAATCTTCTCCTGCAGTTGGGGACTTATTGCAAGATAATTATGTACCAATCGACACACCAAATGCCGAGGTAGCACTGCCAACGTGTTGCAGACAAACCAATGTCTCTCTCCAAGAAACACAATCTGAAAATGAGGAAATAACAGAAGAAACTGTTACGCCACACCGTCATTTACAAGGCGTGTATTCTAAActgaatgaaaatataaaattaatgacCAATGTATACGATGATCTACTACCTGCCTGCAATTCAAAGGACAAATATTTACAGTCTAATGTAAAAGCAAAGAACCCCACAGATATAACAATAAATCAAACTTGCCTTGATACTGACACAGTCTATTCTAACCAGAACATAACACAACTTGGGAATTATTACGAAGATGTTTCTGGATCTGACAGTACTATAAAGCCTCACGACAAAATCTTGACTTTACTTAAATGTGATTCTACGTGTACTACTGTAACTGGAGTAGACGCTGACCAAGACAATACAGATGGAACTATTTACTTTAACGAACACGCGAACCCGTATTCTAATCACGTCGACCATCAATCTGAACCAAGCAATAATTGCAATAATGAAAAACTAGAACCGATTTTTGGTAGTGAAGTGCAAGAATAA
- the LOC106075153 gene encoding uncharacterized protein LOC106075153 isoform X2 gives MNKPVEMPKDKCDLPFFFIMKWETNEYFDDVSLYNCSLGSELFAYSTKRLTTTITTTRSNVTLTYTPSEGDLTDSTLTYNNDTTSNYQTSVTILETKTNDQRPESITFQPREPSKTLRISEELSESNSFHNANVFIMNNENTSMTSSNQLNVTNITLIIIGLVVGLGLIVSLVIVCLRLRKRKHTNSECKDQPLVQYRDNSEHNGRAVVNVFSFRSTSPDDQSKPFPAVEELLHDDYLSLDEPSSEVALSRTSQQTNATLVQTRSENSKLTEETVTPQHHVQGVYSKLNENLKLMTNVYGDLLPERNDASLLNHAYVLQTESSEEKQGQSLVHYLDTLEQNDRVVENVYTFYSTHTEGNSKSSPAVGDLLQDNYVPIDTPNAEVALPTCCRQTNVSLQETQSENEEITEETVTPHRHLQGVYSKLNENIKLMTNVYDDLLPACNSKDKYLQSNVKAKNPTDITINQTCLDTDTVYSNQNITQLGNYYEDVSGSDSTIKPHDKILTLLKCDSTCTTVTGVDADQDNTDGTIYFNEHANPYSNHVDHQSEPSNNCNNEKLEPIFGSEVQE, from the coding sequence ATGAATAAACCTGTGGAAATGCCAAAGGACAAGTGTGATTTGCCGTTTTTCTTTATAATGAAGTGGGAGACAAATGAATATTTTGATGACGTGTCTTTATACAACTGTTCATTGGGGTCGGAGTTATTCGCCTATTCAACAAAGCGtctaacaacaacaataacaacaacaagatCTAATGTCACGCTTACATATACACCATCTGAAGGCGATTTAACGGATTCTACTTTGACATACAATAACGATACCACATCTAATTATCAAACGTCAGTTACTATCTTAGAAACCAAAACTAATGACCAAAGGCCAGAAAGTATCACTTTTCAACCACGCGAACCATCAAAAACATTAAGAATATCAGAAGAACTATCAGAATCCAATTCTTTTCATAATGCAAATGTCTTTATAATGAACAATGAAAACACCTCTATGACATCGAGTAATCAGTTAAATGTTACTAACATAACTCTCATCATAATCGGCCTTGTTGTCGGCCTCGGCCTGATAGTTTCACTAGTTATTGTATGCCTTCGATTGCGTAAAAGAAAACATACAAATAGTGAATGTAAAGATCAACCTTTAGTTCAGTACCGAGATAACTCAGAACACAATGGAAGGGCTGTGGTAAATGTGTTCTCATTTAGATCCACTAGCCCGGATGACCAATCTAAACCCTTTCCTGCAGTTGAAGAGTTATTGCACGATGACTATCTATCACTTGACGAGCCTAGTTCCGAGGTGGCGCTGTCACGGACGTCTCAACAAACCAATGCCACTCTTGTACAAACACGCTCAGAAAATAGCAAGCTAACAGAAGAAACTGTTACCCCACAACATCATGTGCAAGGCGTCTATTCAAAACTGAATGAAAACTTAAAATTAATGACCAATGTTTACGGAGACCTACTTCCTGAGAGAAATGACGCATCTTTACTGAATCATGCATATGTTTTACAAACAGAGTCTAGTGAAGAAAAACAGGGTCAATCTTTAGTTCACTATCTAGATACTTTAGAACAAAATGACAGGGTTGTAGAGAATGTGTACACATTTTATTCAACACACACGGAAGGCAATTCTAAATCTTCTCCTGCAGTTGGGGACTTATTGCAAGATAATTATGTACCAATCGACACACCAAATGCCGAGGTAGCACTGCCAACGTGTTGCAGACAAACCAATGTCTCTCTCCAAGAAACACAATCTGAAAATGAGGAAATAACAGAAGAAACTGTTACGCCACACCGTCATTTACAAGGCGTGTATTCTAAActgaatgaaaatataaaattaatgacCAATGTATACGATGATCTACTACCTGCCTGCAATTCAAAGGACAAATATTTACAGTCTAATGTAAAAGCAAAGAACCCCACAGATATAACAATAAATCAAACTTGCCTTGATACTGACACAGTCTATTCTAACCAGAACATAACACAACTTGGGAATTATTACGAAGATGTTTCTGGATCTGACAGTACTATAAAGCCTCACGACAAAATCTTGACTTTACTTAAATGTGATTCTACGTGTACTACTGTAACTGGAGTAGACGCTGACCAAGACAATACAGATGGAACTATTTACTTTAACGAACACGCGAACCCGTATTCTAATCACGTCGACCATCAATCTGAACCAAGCAATAATTGCAATAATGAAAAACTAGAACCGATTTTTGGTAGTGAAGTGCAAGAATAA